In the genome of Candidatus Saccharibacteria bacterium oral taxon 488, one region contains:
- the rpsD gene encoding 30S ribosomal protein S4 has product MARDNSPIVKQSRREGYALHPKAHKVLARKSGIPGQHAHGRQSKPSLYATQLREKQKVRRLYGLVEKQFARLMNEATRAQEGLAGENLLKLLERRLDNVVYRSGFAVSRRAARQLVSHGHFELNGRRVDIPSIRVKAGDVITVRPKSTKSEYFTRIDDVINNSIQGPLSWLKSDSKKLKIEVTGLPKREEAEADINEQLIVEYYSR; this is encoded by the coding sequence ATGGCACGAGATAATTCACCGATTGTCAAGCAAAGCCGCCGCGAAGGTTATGCGCTTCATCCAAAAGCACATAAAGTTTTGGCGCGGAAATCTGGCATTCCAGGCCAGCACGCGCACGGCCGCCAAAGTAAGCCAAGCCTGTACGCTACGCAGCTGCGCGAAAAGCAAAAGGTTCGCCGTCTGTATGGTTTGGTGGAAAAGCAATTTGCGCGGTTGATGAACGAGGCAACCCGCGCCCAGGAAGGTTTGGCAGGCGAAAACCTGTTGAAACTGTTGGAGCGCCGCCTGGACAACGTGGTTTACCGTTCTGGATTCGCTGTTAGCCGCCGCGCTGCTCGCCAGTTGGTCAGTCACGGCCACTTTGAATTAAACGGCCGCCGCGTCGATATTCCATCGATTCGTGTTAAGGCTGGTGATGTTATCACCGTTCGTCCAAAGAGCACCAAATCTGAGTACTTCACGCGGATTGATGATGTGATCAATAATTCAATCCAAGGCCCGCTGAGCTGGCTGAAGAGCGATAGCAAGAAGCTGAAGATTGAAGTGACTGGACTGCCAAAGCGCGAGGAAGCAGAAGCTGACATCAACGAGCAATTAATTGTTGAGTATTACTCACGATAA
- the rplO gene encoding 50S ribosomal protein L15, protein MKYNDLQVSANKNKKRVGRGIAAGQGKTAGRGTKGQNARTGKKLRAMFQGGQRPLAQAVPKARGFKSLRTPAQVVYLDHLNAFDGKTVDNALLFTEGYIATPFHTVKVIARGELKAKVDLKVQAASASVVTAIEKAGGSFEKVATPLRQSAKDVESAEK, encoded by the coding sequence ATGAAATACAACGATCTCCAAGTTTCAGCAAACAAGAATAAAAAGCGTGTTGGCCGCGGTATCGCTGCTGGCCAGGGTAAAACTGCTGGTCGCGGTACCAAGGGTCAGAACGCCCGCACTGGTAAAAAGCTTCGCGCCATGTTCCAGGGTGGCCAGCGTCCACTGGCTCAGGCTGTGCCAAAGGCTCGCGGTTTCAAGAGCCTGCGCACACCAGCTCAGGTAGTCTACTTGGATCACTTGAATGCTTTTGACGGTAAAACCGTTGACAACGCCCTGCTGTTTACCGAAGGCTACATCGCCACGCCGTTCCACACGGTCAAGGTGATCGCCCGCGGTGAATTGAAAGCTAAGGTTGACTTGAAAGTACAAGCTGCTTCCGCTTCGGTCGTTACAGCGATTGAAAAAGCTGGCGGTTCATTTGAGAAAGTCGCTACACCTTTGCGCCAAAGCGCAAAAGATGTTGAGTCTGCTGAAAAATAA
- the rpmJ gene encoding 50S ribosomal protein L36, protein MKVRASVKKIDKDPKKGDKLVRRKGRLYVINKKKPKNKQRQG, encoded by the coding sequence ATGAAAGTTCGTGCAAGTGTGAAGAAAATCGACAAAGATCCCAAGAAAGGTGACAAGCTAGTGCGCCGTAAAGGCCGCCTGTACGTCATCAACAAGAAAAAACCTAAGAACAAGCAAAGGCAGGGTTAA
- the rpsK gene encoding 30S ribosomal protein S11 yields MADAKSTKKKQRRSVPAGQLHIQATFNNTIVTFSDKKGNVLTASSAGACGFRGSKKGTAYASQVAAEKAAEAAKTQYGLKSVDVFVKGVGLGRDAAIRAVGAFDISVESIKDVTGVPHGGVRPRKARRA; encoded by the coding sequence ATGGCAGACGCAAAATCTACCAAGAAGAAGCAGCGCCGATCAGTCCCAGCTGGTCAGCTGCATATTCAAGCAACATTTAACAACACCATTGTTACCTTTTCAGACAAGAAGGGTAATGTGTTGACTGCTTCATCAGCTGGTGCATGCGGCTTCCGCGGCAGCAAAAAAGGCACCGCTTACGCTTCACAGGTTGCTGCTGAAAAAGCTGCTGAAGCCGCGAAAACTCAATATGGTTTGAAATCAGTTGACGTTTTCGTCAAAGGTGTCGGCTTGGGCCGCGATGCCGCTATTCGTGCGGTTGGCGCTTTCGACATCTCAGTAGAAAGCATTAAGGACGTAACTGGCGTGCCTCACGGCGGTGTTCGTCCACGGAAGGCACGGAGGGCATAA
- the infA gene encoding translation initiation factor IF-1, with protein MASQKEVIKMIGKVVEALPNTQFRVELENGHSIIAHISGRMRKNYIRLVPGDKVEVEMTPYDLTKGRIIFRLKEERPAHVARNTRRSS; from the coding sequence ATGGCGAGTCAAAAAGAAGTCATCAAGATGATTGGTAAGGTAGTGGAAGCACTACCTAATACCCAATTTCGGGTGGAACTGGAGAATGGCCATAGTATCATCGCGCACATTTCAGGACGGATGCGCAAGAACTACATCCGCCTAGTGCCTGGTGATAAGGTGGAGGTCGAGATGACCCCTTATGATCTCACAAAGGGTCGCATCATCTTCCGCCTCAAAGAGGAGCGACCAGCGCACGTGGCTCGAAACACGCGGCGCTCGTCATAA
- the rpsM gene encoding 30S ribosomal protein S13: MARIAGVVIPTEKQVQIALTYIYGIGPKHALSILAAAKIEPTTRVKDLTEAEENKIREIIDSEYTVEGDLQRLVTNNIKRLKDINAYRGLRHKAGLPTRGQRTRTNARTRKGRAIAVGGTQPKAASKT, encoded by the coding sequence ATGGCTCGAATTGCTGGGGTAGTTATCCCAACAGAGAAGCAGGTGCAAATTGCGCTCACCTATATTTATGGGATTGGGCCAAAGCACGCTTTGAGCATCCTTGCGGCGGCTAAGATTGAGCCGACCACTCGGGTGAAAGATCTCACCGAGGCTGAAGAAAACAAGATTCGCGAAATTATCGACAGCGAATACACCGTCGAAGGTGATCTCCAGCGCTTGGTAACTAACAACATTAAGCGCTTGAAGGATATCAACGCCTATCGCGGTCTTCGCCACAAAGCAGGACTGCCGACACGCGGACAGCGGACTCGTACGAATGCACGAACTCGCAAGGGTCGCGCCATCGCCGTGGGCGGTACACAACCAAAAGCAGCAAGTAAGACCTAA
- a CDS encoding DNA-directed RNA polymerase subunit alpha, translated as MAKAIYNPALASVDDTSATSATFLIEPMHAGYGNTLGNSLRRVLLSSIRGGAIVAFRIEGATHEFTTVEGVKEDVVDIMLNLKGVRLRVHTDEPVELRLEKTGGVITAGDIQANGEVEVVNPDHIIATIDDPNKTVIMDLVAEAGRGYQTIEESSANRLHSDMIALDAIFTPVLRVRYKVDSTRVGDETNLEKLALTVETDGTLTPREAFEEAAAILVSQYSALAGSTVVAGAPALGNDEADDSELDTSIEELNLSARTTNALINNEIRTIRDLVTLTEQDLRELKGFGSKALDEVRDKMAELEF; from the coding sequence ATGGCAAAAGCAATTTACAATCCAGCACTCGCGAGCGTTGATGACACCTCTGCGACCAGTGCGACCTTTCTGATCGAGCCGATGCACGCCGGCTATGGCAATACGCTTGGTAATTCCTTGCGCCGGGTGCTGCTCTCGAGCATTCGCGGCGGCGCGATCGTCGCCTTTCGTATCGAGGGTGCGACACACGAGTTCACCACCGTCGAGGGCGTCAAAGAGGACGTCGTCGATATCATGCTGAACCTAAAGGGTGTGCGACTCCGCGTTCACACTGACGAGCCAGTTGAGTTGCGTCTGGAGAAAACTGGTGGTGTTATCACCGCTGGCGATATCCAAGCAAACGGCGAAGTAGAAGTTGTTAACCCAGACCACATCATCGCTACCATCGATGATCCGAATAAGACCGTCATCATGGACTTGGTGGCAGAAGCTGGCCGTGGCTATCAGACGATCGAGGAGTCGAGTGCCAATCGATTGCACTCCGACATGATCGCACTTGATGCTATCTTTACACCGGTGCTGCGCGTTCGCTACAAGGTTGACTCGACCCGTGTTGGCGACGAGACCAACCTCGAGAAGCTGGCACTGACGGTTGAGACTGATGGCACATTGACACCGCGCGAAGCATTTGAAGAGGCAGCGGCTATCCTCGTCAGCCAATACAGCGCGCTGGCAGGCTCGACTGTGGTAGCCGGTGCGCCAGCACTGGGTAACGACGAGGCAGATGATTCTGAACTTGACACATCCATCGAAGAATTAAACCTAAGCGCCCGCACCACGAACGCGCTGATTAACAATGAAATCCGCACGATTCGCGACCTGGTGACTTTGACCGAGCAAGATTTGCGAGAATTGAAAGGCTTTGGCTCAAAGGCGCTGGATGAAGTACGCGACAAGATGGCGGAGTTGGAGTTTTAA
- the rpsE gene encoding 30S ribosomal protein S5: MAEQAANTTPRAEGRRPRSPRGGRRDDRRNVRDDAPKEFEELVINIDRVSRVVKGGRRFRFKALVVVGNRKDKVGVGVAKGADVQAAVAKATSVAKKHLITLPLSGETIPHDSEVKFSGARVLIKPAAPGTGIIAGGVVRQIIGVTGVRNLLTKSLGSTNKVNIAYATIEALKSLVPREEWLNAQPVKKAAKKEAK, translated from the coding sequence ATGGCAGAGCAAGCTGCAAATACTACCCCACGCGCAGAAGGCCGTCGGCCTCGCAGTCCGCGTGGTGGTCGCCGCGATGACCGGCGAAACGTGCGCGATGACGCACCAAAAGAGTTTGAAGAATTGGTAATCAACATTGACCGCGTGAGCCGAGTTGTGAAGGGCGGCCGCCGTTTCCGCTTTAAAGCGTTGGTGGTTGTCGGTAACCGCAAGGACAAGGTTGGTGTTGGTGTAGCCAAAGGTGCCGACGTACAGGCTGCTGTCGCCAAGGCAACATCAGTTGCTAAGAAGCACTTGATCACCTTACCCTTGAGCGGCGAGACCATTCCACACGACAGCGAAGTTAAGTTCTCAGGCGCCCGCGTGCTGATCAAGCCGGCTGCTCCTGGTACTGGTATCATCGCTGGCGGTGTGGTGCGACAGATTATCGGCGTGACCGGTGTTCGCAACCTATTAACCAAGTCGCTTGGTTCAACCAACAAGGTGAACATCGCCTACGCAACTATTGAAGCATTAAAATCATTGGTTCCACGCGAAGAATGGCTCAATGCTCAGCCAGTCAAAAAAGCTGCTAAAAAGGAGGCTAAGTAA
- the secY gene encoding preprotein translocase subunit SecY: MNWRIIFRSLKNKDMQKRLAIVVGIIVVYRMLAHIPVPLANPTQMKTALAAALGQTDLGGFLNLLSGGALASFSLVLVGLSPFITASIITQLLTKAIPKLEELHKDGESGRRKIQQWTRRLTIPLAIVQSIAFIFLLRQTVLAGGTTTLSDPTMLEWTVGVTAMTAGSVLLMWLGELITEQGIGNGISILIFAGIISQIPQMLGSLISSLGNTAAGGLNVFNWFTLPVNPTVFWLVVIMAIASLIVLYFLVKINEAQRVITINYAKRVHGNSSYGGIKSILPVKLIAAGVIPVIFAVAFLSLPQFIGQVMKASGNPDLQNTANTLITWFQAPNPGSFTGSTWEAFIYPTLYFLLVIAFTYFYTGIVFNANEIAENLQKQGGFIEGVRPGEQTEKYLMRTVNRLILFGSIVLGIIAILPFIAEYLMYHLAAISGSRLSIGGTGLLIVVSVGLESLRQLNSRALMVTYDDFDPDELTTKKSKKRRSSLL, from the coding sequence ATGAATTGGAGAATAATTTTCCGGTCGCTGAAAAATAAAGATATGCAGAAACGCCTGGCCATTGTGGTGGGGATTATTGTGGTGTATCGAATGCTGGCGCATATTCCGGTGCCGCTGGCGAATCCGACACAGATGAAGACGGCACTGGCGGCAGCGCTGGGGCAAACCGACCTCGGTGGGTTCTTGAACTTGCTTTCGGGTGGCGCGCTGGCGAGCTTTTCACTCGTGCTCGTTGGGCTCAGTCCATTCATTACCGCCAGCATCATCACTCAGCTGCTCACCAAGGCCATCCCAAAGCTCGAGGAGCTACACAAGGACGGCGAATCAGGCAGGCGCAAGATCCAGCAATGGACGCGGCGGCTGACTATCCCGCTGGCCATTGTCCAGTCAATCGCCTTTATCTTCCTGTTGCGCCAGACAGTGCTGGCCGGCGGTACGACCACGCTGAGCGATCCAACGATGCTCGAGTGGACAGTTGGCGTGACGGCAATGACAGCCGGATCGGTACTTTTGATGTGGCTGGGTGAATTGATCACCGAGCAGGGTATCGGTAATGGCATCTCTATCTTGATTTTCGCTGGTATCATCAGCCAGATCCCGCAGATGCTCGGCTCACTCATTTCGTCGCTTGGGAACACTGCGGCTGGCGGGCTGAACGTCTTTAACTGGTTTACCCTGCCAGTGAATCCAACCGTCTTTTGGCTAGTGGTGATCATGGCTATCGCCTCACTCATCGTTCTCTACTTCTTGGTGAAAATCAACGAAGCCCAGCGTGTCATCACCATCAATTATGCCAAGCGCGTTCACGGCAATTCCAGCTACGGCGGCATCAAAAGCATCCTGCCGGTCAAGCTGATCGCTGCTGGCGTCATCCCGGTCATCTTTGCCGTCGCCTTCCTCAGCTTGCCGCAATTCATCGGTCAAGTCATGAAGGCCTCGGGCAATCCAGACCTGCAAAATACCGCCAACACCCTGATCACGTGGTTCCAGGCGCCAAACCCAGGCTCCTTTACTGGAAGTACCTGGGAGGCATTCATTTATCCGACGCTGTATTTCCTCCTGGTCATTGCCTTTACCTACTTCTACACCGGGATCGTCTTTAACGCCAACGAAATCGCTGAGAATCTGCAAAAGCAGGGCGGCTTTATCGAGGGCGTCCGGCCGGGTGAGCAAACCGAGAAATATCTGATGCGCACCGTCAATCGTCTGATCTTGTTTGGCTCAATCGTCCTCGGTATCATCGCCATCTTGCCATTCATTGCGGAGTATTTGATGTATCACCTGGCGGCGATTAGTGGTTCACGCCTGTCGATCGGCGGCACCGGTCTGCTCATTGTGGTCTCAGTCGGCCTCGAGTCGCTGCGCCAGCTCAACTCGCGTGCCCTGATGGTCACGTATGACGACTTTGATCCAGATGAACTAACTACTAAAAAGTCGAAAAAACGGCGCTCCTCGCTCTTGTAA
- a CDS encoding 50S ribosomal protein L18 has product MLGNKKLLNQALRKNRVRAKVSGTAERPRLTVTISNLHVSAQLIDDATGKTLAAATTVGTKAKGTMSEKCAAIGTEIAKKAKKSKISAVVFDRNGRQYAGRLKALADAARQEGLEF; this is encoded by the coding sequence CCAAGCTCTTCGCAAAAACCGCGTTCGCGCGAAAGTTTCAGGCACTGCAGAGCGCCCACGCCTAACCGTCACCATCAGCAACCTGCACGTCAGTGCTCAGCTGATCGACGACGCCACAGGCAAGACATTGGCTGCCGCAACCACCGTTGGCACCAAAGCAAAAGGTACGATGAGCGAAAAATGTGCTGCCATCGGTACTGAAATTGCCAAGAAAGCAAAGAAAAGTAAAATTAGCGCAGTAGTCTTTGACCGCAATGGCCGCCAGTACGCTGGTCGCTTGAAAGCATTGGCTGATGCTGCGCGCCAAGAAGGATTGGAGTTCTAG